GGGGACGGCGGTTTTGTTTCCCTACTGGTCGTAGCAGCCAATGCCGTTTTTGTGGCTAAATCGCTAAAAATATGGGTTAGATAGAGTAACAGGGAGAAATATGATGAATGATGTAACATTAGATTCTGGCTTCATAACAGATAGTGTACCAACAGCGGTGTGGTTATCAACACTTATTAACACATACTACAATATCAAAATAATGAATAAAAATGATTGCTGGATTACACAAAAAGAGATTAGAACTGTTGCTGGTCAATTATGTGACAAGAATATTGATATTGCAAGAATCAGTCAGTGGTGTAATGGCGACCATCCCAATAATACCTATAACTATTTACGGGCAAACGGTTCAAAGCGTCGACTAACCGTTATCGGTGAATTTAATCGAGAACGAGAATACCCAGATGAATTACCGATAAATAAAATGATTTTTAACGATAGCGCACTTACCGTCGGAGATCTGATGACTTGGTATAAGAATGAATATTGTAGGTATGATTTTAGTAAGGATGATATCGTTTCAAAAGATTATTATTTGAAAAATATTAAAGTAGGAGAGAATAAACCTGTAAAAACATTTACGGAGGTGCAGATACTGGAAAAAGTTGAAAAGCAAGATGATAAGGAAATGAAGGATTATCCATTCTTTCATCGCATAATAAACATAGTTAATAATAGTTGGGAGGTTTTTGAAAACAAAGTCGGTTACGAGGATATTTTCATTAATAAAGAAGCGTCAATGCAACTCCATTTTGCCCATATTCTGCAACAGTATATACCATTGATTATATATGAAAGAGATGAATCGGCTACAGTTGAGTTGGAGACCGCTGTTGATGATGGGATGAGGATTAGAGAAGCAGATATTATGATTACAGCATATAAAGGAATACATGTTTTTCGGGTTGTGATAGAGCTTAAGTGCTACAAAACAAAGGCATCATCGGGTGGGCCCAGAGGGGCACAAGATATTTTTATGAAAGAGGTATATCAGGACATTGAACTGGTCGAAAAATATTTGCTAAATGATCAGGCAGATGAGGGATTTTGTTTTGTTATGACGGATCACAGGATGTTTGTTTATCCAAGGCAGAAAAATGGAAAATGTTGGGATTATGATATGTCGCAAGGTACCGTTGCGGGGAATACAATTCTTGAAACACCTATAGGTGGAAAAGATACAAGAATTGAATTGAAGAAAGAATATGTTTTCAATTGGAATGAAATCGGGGAGTATTATTTTCTAAAATTACAGGCTCAGAAACAAAATGAGTTAGAATAGCTTTTAGTAGACAGTGCCAAGGGCCTTTAACTAAAACTTGTTTACGATAATCAGACAACGGAAATAACGATAGAAGGCACTTTGTAATTGTTGAGAGTACTATATTTTTGAAAGGAATCAGAAATGGAGTCGCAATTTTATAATATATTACCAGTTATAATAATATTTATATTTATATTTTTGATTAATTTTTTCAGACGGCGCAAAAAAAATCCGAGCATCACATTATTTCGGTTAATAAACATATTTGTATATGCTTTAGAACTTTATTGTGCGACTTCTGGTATAAATTATTTGATTAATCATAAAACATTTTTAAACTATGACAATGCTTTTAATTTGGTATCGGATTTTATACTCGCATTTACGATTTATCAATTTTTTATTAGTGTAGTTATACAAATTTGGGATGGGGTAATAATAGATGGGTATTTATCATTAAAACGTAGCTTAAACTCATTTTTATTAAGAGTGAATAATAGACCGGAATCGATAATTCAATTGAAAGACGATTTTGAAAATAGATTGAGCAATTTGAAAACAGATGCATTTGGGAAAAAGCAAAGTATTATTATTAATGAAATTCAAATACAGACGGATAATTTTATTCAAAAGAATCTTAGTATTGATGATTATCGTTTTTTCTTGGAAGACAAATTATTGTTAATAGAACATGCAATTGATACTTTAAATCTAGGCTGGCAGTCTTCTTTATTGCTTAGGTTATTTAAATAGTGAGTTGTTTCAAATACAGATGAGGACGGAGGTTTTGTGTACGTTGAAAATGGATGAGACGTGGGGCGTTTCCGTTGTCAGAATGTAATTTTCATGGGGATTGATGCTGCCAGTAGAAACACAATAAAGTAACGGGTTGATTACGTCGGTTTAGTAATATTAGACGTAATTGACGTAAACCAATACTTCATCAATGAAGTAATAAAATGATGGGTCTGTTGGATGATATTGAAACAGCAGAAAACGACGCGTTAAATGCCTGATCAAATTTGACCAAACGATCCGAACGTGATCAAAGTGTGAATACCGTTAATGAAAAAGAGGGACACGTTATGAGTTTAGCAGAAAATTTTACCGAGGCTTTTCTGGAAGAGGCCGCCATCGAAATACTGACCGGCCTGGGCTACGCGTATGCCTTTGGCCCGGATATTTCCCCAGGGGGCGAGGCCCCGGAGCGACAGGATCACCGCGAGGTTATTCTGGCCGAGCGGGTCAAGGATGCGCTTTTTCGGATCAACCGGGATTTGCCCCAGGAAGCCCTGGACGAGGCCTACCGCCAGATCATCACCTTTAACAGCCCGATGCTGGCAGAAAACAACCGCCATTTCCATCGGCTCTTAACCGAGGGGATTGAGGTGTCGTTTAGCGAAAAGGGAAATATTCGCACCAAGCGGGCTTTTGTCATTAATTATGAACAACCGGAGACCAATGATTTTCTGGTGGTGAATCAGTTTACCATTATCGAACATGAGGAACGCCGGCCGGATCTGATTTTGTTCATCAATGGCCTGCCGCTGATTGTGGTGGAGCTGAAATCCGCCAGTGATGAAAACGTCGGCATCAGTAGCGCTTATAATCAGATTCAGACCTACAAAAAAGATCTGCCCAATCTCTTTGTTTACAATGCTTTTTGCATTCTTTCTGACGGCATCAATGCCAAGGCGGGGACCCTGACTTCCAATGAGGAACGGTTTATGAACTGGCGCACCGTCGACGGGGTGGTCATCGAACCGAAAGCCAACCCCCAATATGAGGTGCTGTTTCATGGCATGTTAAAACCTCAGCGGGTGCTGGAGATTATCCGCTATTTTATTTTGTTTCAGGAATCCCAGCAGTCGGATACCGATAAAAACGGCCAGAAACTGGGGGATAAAAAGGCGATTATCAAGATTCTGGCGGCCTATCATCAATACTTTGCAGTCCAGAAAGCGGTTGAAAAAACCCGGGAAGCCGCCGGGGAAGACGGCGATCGCAAAATCGGGGTGATCTGGCATACCCAGGGCTCGGGAAAAAGCTTTTCGATGGTTTTTTATACCGCGGCTTTGGTTCGGGAACTGAACAACCCCACCATTGTGGTAATCACCGACCGCAATGATCTGGATGATCAGTTGTTTGCGACCTTTTCCAAATCTCAGGATATTCTCCGCCAGACCCCCAAACTGGCGCACACCCGCAAGCTGACCGCGAGTCAGAAAGCCCAGCAGAACGGCACTAATGCGGTGGCAATTAACGGTCTTTACGAGCTACTAAATGACCGGGAAGCGGGGGGAATTATTTTTACCACGATCCAGAAGTTTACCCCGGAGTCCGGCGAAATGCCGGTGCTGACTGATCGCAAAAACGTCATCATCATTGCCGATGAGGCCCATCGTAGCCAGTACGGCCTGGCGGCGAAAACCGATCTGAAGTCCGGGGCGGTCAAATACGGTTACGCCAAGTATTTACGCGACGCCCTGCCCAATGCCTCGTTTATCGGCTTTACCGGAACCCCCATCGATTTGGATGACCGTTCCACTACCTCGGTGTTTGGCCAGTGTATCGACACTTATGATATGACCCGGGCGGTCGAGGATGAAGCGACGGTGCGGATTTATTATGAAAACCGGATTATTAAGCTGGATACCGTCGATACTGAGCTGATCAAAATTGATGCGGCCTTTGAGGATATTACCGAGGGTCAGGAAGACACCGAGCGGGATAAGAATAAAGCCACCTGGTCCCGGTTGGAAGCGGTGGTGGGGTCGCCGAATCGGATCAAAAAACTGGCCGAGGACATCATCGCTCACTATGAAGAAAAATCAAAGGCCATTACAGGAAAAGCGATGGTGGTGTGCATGAGCCGGCGGATCTGTGCCGAGCTTTATGATGCCATGGTGACGTTACGGGCGGATTGGCATAGTGATGATGTCAACCAGGGGAAAATCAAAGTGGTGATGACTGGCAGCGCCGCGGATAGCGAAAAACTCCAGCCGCATATCGGCGGTAAACAGCGTCGGGATACCCTGGCTAAACGGATGAAGGACAACAGCGATGAGCTTTCGATTGTGTTGGTTCGGGATATGTGGCTGACCGGTTTTGATGTGCCATCGCTCCATACGATGTACATCGACAAGCCGATGCAGGGACATGGGCTGATGCAGGCCATTGCCCGGGTTAACCGGGTCTTTAAGGAAAAATCCGGCGGGGTGGTCGTCGATTATCTGGGGATTTTAGAAAGCTTGAAAAAAGCTCTGAATCAATATACCAACAGCGACCGCGGCAATACCGGGATTGATGTCAATGTGGCCGTCGCCATTATGACCGAAAAACTGGAAATCCTCAAGGATATGATGCATGGCTATGATTTTTCGGCCTATTTTGGCGATTCCAAGGTTAAACGGCTCCGGGCGATTACCGGCGGCATGGATTTTGTCCTGGGTAAGTCGATGGAAGATCAGAAGGAATTTAAAACGATCACGATTGAACTGGCCAAGTCCCATTCGCTTTGTGCGGCGACGGAGGACGCGAAAGCCAGGGCTTTGGAAGTCAATTATTTTAAAGCCGTGAAAGCCAGTATGGTCAAATTTAGCGACAGTGAACGGGTTGATCCAACCCTGTCAAAACAGGAGGTGGAAGCACGGCTGCATCAACTGCTGGAACGTTCCATTATTTCCGAAGACGTCATCGATGTGTTTGACGTCATGGGGATTAAACGGCCGGATATCTCGCTTCTTTCGGAGGACTTTTTAGAGGAAGTCCGGGCGATGAAGGAGAAAAATCTGGCGGTGGAAATGCTGCGCAAACTGCTAGAAGGCAATATCAAGGGGATGGAACGCAGCAATCTGGTGAAGTCCGAGAAATTCTCGGAAAAGCTCCAGAAGGCCCTGAACAAATATCGGAATCAGGCCATTACCAATGCCGAAGTGATTGAAGAACTGATCCGCATGGCTCATGAAATTAGGCAGATGAAAGAGGCTGAAGCCAAACTTGGCCTCAGTGAAGATGAGATCGCCTTCTACGATGCCTTAACTGCCGATGAAATTGTCCGGGAGTTTATGGAAGATGACACCTTAAAGACCATCGCCCAAGAACTCACCATTGCCATTCGCAATAACATCACGATTGACTGGAGCGTGCGTAAAAGCGCCCAGGCCAGCATGCGTAAGATCATCAAACGGTTGCTTAAAAAATATAAATATCCGCCGGATCAGGCCGACAAAGCCCTGAAAATCGTCATGCGCCAGGCCGAGAAAATGTGCGGGAATGTGGTGGTGGAAGGATTCTGGTATGATAAGGTGGCGGAGGAAAAAGCGGAGTATCGGGTGTAGCAGGTTGAGATAAACCAAAGTGCAATAGGATTTAATAACAACGATAAGAGTGAAAATATGTTGCAGCTTAAAAGCAGAGAAAAGAGAAATGTTTCCCGAACAGATTGAGCACAACAACATTAATTGTGCCGTTTAAAACCTGAACAATAAGTTTCAAGTATGCTATGATTGTGATACAATCATAGCATACTTGAAACACGGGTGATAAAAATGAACTATCAAGAAAAACTCGAGTCGATGATTGCTGAAAATGACGGCTTGATTCTGACCAAAGATCTGGAGAATGCAAATATTCCCCGTTCCTATTTATATCGGGCAGTAAAAGCGGGGCAGCTGAAAGCCATCAGTCGCGGCGTTTATCTCAGTGATGATGCCTGGGATGATGTTTATTATTGGAAACAGGCCATTAATCAGAAAATGATCTATTCCCATGAAACCGCACTTTATTTTCTGGATTTGACAGACCGGGATCCGCTCGTGATTACCGTGACTGTACCATTTGGTTACAATGCCAGCCGGTTAAGAAAAGATAATCTTCAGGTCTATAGTGTCAAGAAAGAATGGTATGACATTGGGATTATCCTGGTTAAAACCAATTTTGGCAGGAATATTCGCTGTTATAATCAGGAACGAACCATCTGTGATTTGCTTAGTCCCCGTTACCAGTCGGATCTGGGTCTGGTTACCGAAGCAGTCAAACGTTATTTTCGGCAAAAAGATCGAAATG
This is a stretch of genomic DNA from Acetobacterium woodii DSM 1030. It encodes these proteins:
- a CDS encoding type I restriction endonuclease subunit R, translated to MSLAENFTEAFLEEAAIEILTGLGYAYAFGPDISPGGEAPERQDHREVILAERVKDALFRINRDLPQEALDEAYRQIITFNSPMLAENNRHFHRLLTEGIEVSFSEKGNIRTKRAFVINYEQPETNDFLVVNQFTIIEHEERRPDLILFINGLPLIVVELKSASDENVGISSAYNQIQTYKKDLPNLFVYNAFCILSDGINAKAGTLTSNEERFMNWRTVDGVVIEPKANPQYEVLFHGMLKPQRVLEIIRYFILFQESQQSDTDKNGQKLGDKKAIIKILAAYHQYFAVQKAVEKTREAAGEDGDRKIGVIWHTQGSGKSFSMVFYTAALVRELNNPTIVVITDRNDLDDQLFATFSKSQDILRQTPKLAHTRKLTASQKAQQNGTNAVAINGLYELLNDREAGGIIFTTIQKFTPESGEMPVLTDRKNVIIIADEAHRSQYGLAAKTDLKSGAVKYGYAKYLRDALPNASFIGFTGTPIDLDDRSTTSVFGQCIDTYDMTRAVEDEATVRIYYENRIIKLDTVDTELIKIDAAFEDITEGQEDTERDKNKATWSRLEAVVGSPNRIKKLAEDIIAHYEEKSKAITGKAMVVCMSRRICAELYDAMVTLRADWHSDDVNQGKIKVVMTGSAADSEKLQPHIGGKQRRDTLAKRMKDNSDELSIVLVRDMWLTGFDVPSLHTMYIDKPMQGHGLMQAIARVNRVFKEKSGGVVVDYLGILESLKKALNQYTNSDRGNTGIDVNVAVAIMTEKLEILKDMMHGYDFSAYFGDSKVKRLRAITGGMDFVLGKSMEDQKEFKTITIELAKSHSLCAATEDAKARALEVNYFKAVKASMVKFSDSERVDPTLSKQEVEARLHQLLERSIISEDVIDVFDVMGIKRPDISLLSEDFLEEVRAMKEKNLAVEMLRKLLEGNIKGMERSNLVKSEKFSEKLQKALNKYRNQAITNAEVIEELIRMAHEIRQMKEAEAKLGLSEDEIAFYDALTADEIVREFMEDDTLKTIAQELTIAIRNNITIDWSVRKSAQASMRKIIKRLLKKYKYPPDQADKALKIVMRQAEKMCGNVVVEGFWYDKVAEEKAEYRV
- a CDS encoding type IV toxin-antitoxin system AbiEi family antitoxin domain-containing protein, which encodes MNYQEKLESMIAENDGLILTKDLENANIPRSYLYRAVKAGQLKAISRGVYLSDDAWDDVYYWKQAINQKMIYSHETALYFLDLTDRDPLVITVTVPFGYNASRLRKDNLQVYSVKKEWYDIGIILVKTNFGRNIRCYNQERTICDLLSPRYQSDLGLVTEAVKRYFRQKDRNVPLLLDYARTFGVEKRIKAYMEVLM